In Malus sylvestris chromosome 16, drMalSylv7.2, whole genome shotgun sequence, the following are encoded in one genomic region:
- the LOC126608351 gene encoding 2-hydroxyisoflavanone dehydratase-like codes for MASIAKELAFKSYPFIRIFEDGTVERIPFPYSSYVPPSPDQDPETGVYSKDITISDNPKFSARLFLPNLPQNQTQKLSILVYFHGGAFCMASTFSFLHQRYLNRLVSEAKVVAVSVEYRLAPENPLPIAYEDCWAALQWVASHSINKGSSDGNKETWLLNYGDFDRVYIGGDSAGGNIAHNLVMKAGVEGLCGGVKILGVFLSCPYFWGSKPIGSEPKGENFEKTLPYLVWDFVYPSAPGGIDNPMVNPAGEGAPSLTGLGCSKLLVCVAGKDHLRDRGVQYYDLVKESGWKGELELFEVEGEDHCFHVSLGIETKTDQTETTTENVKKMFKRLASFLV; via the coding sequence ATGGCTTCCATCGCCAAAGAATTAGCCTTTAAGTCCTATCCTTTCATCAGAATCTTTGAAGATGGCACTGTGGAGCGCATTCCTTTTCCGTATTCTTCATATGTGCCCCCATCTCCTGATCAAGATCCAGAAACTGGCGTCTACTCCAAGGACATCACCATCTCAGACAACCCCAAATTCTCGGCTCGCCTTTTCCTCCCAAATCTCcctcaaaaccaaacccaaaagCTTTCCATCTTGGTTTACTTCCATGGTGGTGCCTTTTGCATGGCGTCTACCTTCTCATTCCTTCACCAACGTTATCTCAACCGCTTGGTCTCAGAAGCCAAAGTTGTAGCTGTCTCTGTTGAGTACAGACTTGCCCCAGAGAACCCACTTCCTATTGCTTATGAAGACTGCTGGGCTGCTCTTCAATGGGTTGCTTCTCACTCAATTAACAAAGGCTCCTCAGATGGTAACAAAGAGACATGGTTACTCAACTATGGAGATTTTGACAGAGTTTACATTGGTGGTGATAGTGCAGGTGGAAATATTGCACATAACCTAGTTATGAAGGCAGGAGTTGAGGGCCTGTGTGGTGGTGTGAAAATTttgggggtatttttgtcctgtCCCTATTTTTGGGGTTCCAAGCCAATTGGGTCAGAGCCTAAAGGTGAAAACTTTGAAAAAACTTTACCTTATTTGGTTTGGGACTTTGTTTATCCATCAGCTCCCGGAGGGATAGACAATCCGATGGTGAATCCGGCGGGTGAGGGTGCACCGAGCCTTACTGGACTAGGGTGCTCTAAGCTGCTTGTGTGTGTTGCTGGAAAGGATCATCTGAGGGATCGAGGTGTTCAATATTATGATTTAGTGAAGGAAAGCGGGTGGAAAGGAGAATTGGAGCTGTTTGAAGTGGAAGGAGAGGATCATTGCTTTCATGTCTCGCTTGGGATCGAGACCAAGACTGATCAGACGGAGACTACGACTGAGAATGTTAAGAAAATGTTCAAACGCTTGGCATCATTTCTTGTGTAG